One Danio rerio strain Tuebingen ecotype United States chromosome 22, GRCz12tu, whole genome shotgun sequence genomic window carries:
- the stil gene encoding SCL-interrupting locus protein homolog, with amino-acid sequence MNRVQVDFKGLPAHILENSIAAESLQNTRSSDNVLTPLTFPKSKVALWDPSANGEVVSLHFSYYRNPRLFLVEKALRLAHRHARQTNKPRFFCFLLGTLAVDSDEEGVTITLDRFDPGREQTGCLGKAPTALLPGDILVPCVFEAQHAASSTVHSSEDLNISFKMLQHFCCSKELLELSKLLTLRAQLSCSENMDRLTFNLSWAAVTLACTLDAVPIRAVPIIPTALARNLSSPAGVTQNSKRGFLTMDQTRKLLLILESDPKAYTLPLVGIWLSGVTHIHNPLVWAWCLRYLHSSSLQDKVLSEGGTFLVVLYSLTHRDPEFYQCKPSTGQQQLSFQLLTSRDSLTLYKNVEPSEGRPLQFELSSENQNQETVLFEEVLSQSVLTGTTLGAASAAPQNKLSISDHDSGVEDEDLSPRPSPNPHPVSQQTKRVHPLVPELSMVLDGSFLDGSVVNTQGSTPLSHSQSNVHRRNSSPALQGLSVLRPLVQGSVTKPPPIRRPLTPILSQPKNKLHPNPSQQTPQHSVSRKSLPSMRRSREGSSASSVSSSSSSSSTKNASPNGSFHQQRQRLSQGFPNKPQLIYSGPPTSGHSSAKKSSSVPSQTPVPHPSQHRIFHSTPAVNPCNCCTNHPSVAPLYQNNTWQGTPGYPTAVHSPCVFHCSPETVPPGDHCLSPSRQSLGCRVSPTKSPVCYHSTPPHYSPSSGPCVPTIISNKGLVEQTPSCQAQCCQVKGSKEPCLDTPMGLLPADAYRMLIDQERQLKLLQLQIQKLLESQSKVPEVSSEQNAQQQRPNQVPASPPKRTSVSIAVGTGASLFWSTPQETSTHEASSLEWQTETEPKSGCQNDSTVTSRDRSESACHYSEEHCPGSPQHPTSPQHNTSSGFGVQMFQSPVLGESASMYYQSQSQSKDLSENREIDDPRFYHELLGQVQSRLQDSVIVEDKVEQDQQSLLKTQSLSPVVHQSRKPLTTSSIPQTQKTKQPSSPPNQDRVLSATLKQLQQFGVNIDLDSSQEKTTRATVESASTLACINPEAVIPRLALSEPVGASIWGPSGSVDLSLEANAIALKYLSDSQLSRLSLGSQSSSPHSDPSTILLRRPAVEKSNVALSILSPSNMSLATCKYMKKYGLIEGEISSEEEQEDPIQVDSALGCSVQHETSKTISLGQEREEQNTAVLKNITNKPVVNLHTSPIDSQEQILQDLRPKMQLLLRGGTNSEKENATKRNLIERRSSLTENQRTQEVVDPQGSVGNFLDLSRLRQLPKLF; translated from the exons ATGAACCGTGTACAAGTGGATTTTAAAGGGTTGCCAGCCCACATCTTGGAGAACAGCATTGCAGCAGAAAGCCTTCAAAACACTAG GTCATCAGACAATGTTCTCACTCCATTGACATTTCCAAAATCTAAAGTGGCTCTGTGGGATCCATCTGCCAATGGTGAAGTTGTGAGTCTGCATTTCTCGTATTACAG AAATCCGAGACTCTTCTTGGTAGAAAAGGCATTACGTTTGGCTCACCGTCATGCTAGACAGACCAACAAGCCTCGATTTTTCTGTTTTCTGCTTGGGACACTTGCAGTAGACAGTG ATGAGGAAGGTGTGACTATAACCCTGGATCGTTTTGATCCAGGTAGAGAGCAGACGGGATGTCTTGGGAAAGCACCAACTGCTCTGCTCCCAGGAGACATCCTTGTGCCATGTGTATTCGAAGCCCAGCATGCAGCTAGCAGCACTGTACACTCGAGTGAGGATTTGAACATCTCGTTTAAG ATGCTTCAACATTTCTGCTGCAGTAAAGAGTTGCTGGAGTTATCCAAACTCCTCACCTTGCGTGCTCAACTCAGCTGTTCTGAGAACATGGACAGGCTCACCTTTAACTTATCCTGGGCTGCTGTGACTTTGGCCTGCACGCTAGATGCTGTCCCTATTAGGGCTGTGCCCATCATCCCTACCGCACTGGCCAGGAACCTCAGTAGCCCTGCAGGTGTGACCCAAAACAGTAAACGTGG GTTTCTAACCATGGATCAGACCAGGAAGCTTCTCCTCATACTTGAATCTGATCCCAAGGCTTACACTCTCCCTCTAGTTGGAAT ATGGTTGAGTGGGGTTACACACATTCATAATCCCCTGGTGTGGGCGTGGTGTTTGAGGTACCTGCACAGCTCCTCCCTCCAGGACAA GGTTTTGTCAGAGGGAGGCACCTTCCTGGTGGTCCTGTATTCCCTGACTCATCGAGATCCGGAGTTTTACCAGTGTAAGCCAAGCACTGGACAGCAGCAACTGAGCTTTCAGCTGCTCACAAGCAGAGATTCACTCACACTTTATAAG AATGTTGAGCCTTCAGAAGGACGACCTTTACAATTTGAGCTCAGCTCTGAAAATCAAAATCAGGAAACTGTGTTGTTTGAGGAAGTGCTCTCACAGTCTGTGTTAACAGG GACGACTCTTGGAGCAGCATCTGCTGCTCCTCAGAATAAGCTGTCTATCAGTGATCATGACTCGGGTGTAGAAGATGAAGACCTCTCTCCTCGACCATCTCCAAACCCTCATCCTGTTAGTCAGCAGACTAAACGTGTTCATCCTTTAGTACCAGAGCTCTCCATGGTTTTAGATGGCAGCTTTTTGGATGGGAGTGTTGTTAATACTCAAGGCTCAACTCCCCTTTCTCATAGTCAATCAAATGTTCATAGGAGAAACAGTAGTCCTGCCCTCCAGGGTCTCTCTGTTCTGAGACCTCTAGTACAGGGAAGCGTTACTAAACCCCCTCCAATCCGAAGACCACTAACTCCCATTCTTTCTCAGCCGAAGAACAAGTTACATCCTAATCCATCACAACAAACACCACAACACAGTGTGAGTCGAAAATCACTGCCCTCAATGAGAAGATCAAGAGAAGGCTCTTCAGCATCATCagtatcatcatcttcatcctcttCCTCAACAAAAAACGCTTCACCCAATGGCTCTTTTCATCAACAAAGGCAGCGTTTATCTCAGGGTTTCCCAAACAAACCCCAGCTGATTTATTCTGGGCCTCCAACATCAGGTCATAGCAGTGCCAAAAAGAGTTCATCAGTACCTAGCCAGACCCCTGTCCCTCATCCATCCCAACATAGAATCTTCCATAGCACCCCAGCTGTAAATCCTTGCAACTGCTGCACCAACCATCCCAGCGTTGCTCCCTTATATCAAAACAACACCTGGCAAGGGACACCAGGGTATCCCACTGCTGTTCACAGTCCTTGTGTATTTCATTGCAGCCCTGAGACTGTCCCACCTGGGGATCACTGCCTATCACCATCTCGACAGTCTTTGGGATGTCGTGTATCTCCAACTAAAAGTCCTGTTTGCTATCACTCTACTCCTCCTCACTACTCTCCATCATCTGGTCCATGTGTCCCCACAATAATCTCCAATAAAGGTTTGGTTGAGCAAACCCCTTCCTGTCAAGCCCAGTGCTGCCAAGTGAAGGGTAGCAAAGAACCCTGCTTAGACACCCCTATGGGTCTCCTACCTGCTGATGCCTACAGGATGCTGATTGATCAAGAGCGCCAGCTGAAACTACTTCAACTCCAG ATTCAAAAACTCCTTGAGTCTCAAAGCAAGGTTCCTGAGGTATCTAGTGAGCAAAATGCTCAGCAGCAAAGACCCAATCAAGTGCCAGCATCGCCACCTAAACGCACAAGTGTCAGTATTGCTGTAGGAACAG GGGCTAGTTTGTTTTGGAGCACTCCTCAGGAGACCTCCACACATGAGGCCTCAAGTCTGGAATGGCAAACAGAGACTGAGCCAAAGTCTGGATGTCAAAATGACAGCACAGTCACTTCCAGAGACAGATCTGAAAGTGCATGTCATTACTCAGAAGAGCACTGTCCAGGATCTCCTCAGCATCCAACATCTCCACAACACAA CACGTCGTCTGGTTTTGGAGTCCAAATGTTTCAGAGTCCGGTGTTGGGAGAGAGTGCAAGCATGTATTATCAATCTCAGTCACAAAgcaaagatctgtctgaaaatagAGAAATTGATGACCCAAGGTTTTACCACGAGCTCTTG GGTCAGGTGCAAAGCCGTCTGCAAGACTCTGTGATTGTGGAGGATAAGGTAGAGCAGGACCAACAGAGTCTCCTGAAAACACAAAGTCTGTCCCCTGTTGTCCATCAGTCAAGGAAACCACTGACAACTTCTTCCATACCCCAGACTCAAAAAACAAAGCAGCCATCTAGTCCACCTAATCAGGATCGTGTCTTAAGTGCAACATTAAAACAGCTACAACAGTTTGGGGTGAACATCGACTTAGACTCTTCTCAGGAAAAAACGACACGTGCCACTGTGGAGAGTGCCag TACCCTTGCCTGCATAAACCCTGAAGCAGTGATTCCAAGACTAGCTCTTTCTGAACCAGTGGGTGCCAGCATTTGGGGGCCAAGTGGCAGCGTAGACCTTAGTCTTGAGGCCAATGCCATTGCACTTAAGTACCTAAGCGACTCACAACTTTCAAGACTCTCACTGGGCAGTCAGTCCTCTAGCCCACATTCAGACCCCAGCACAATTCTCCTGAGAAGACCGGCTGTGGAAAAGAGCAATGTTGCACTCAGTATCCTGTCCCCCAGCAATATGTCCCTAGCTACCTGTAAATACATGAAGAAATATGGACTGATTGAAGGAGAAATCAGCAGTGAGGAAGAGCAGGAGGACCCCATCCAGGTAGATTCTGCTCTTGGATGTTCAGTACAACATGAAACATCTAAAACAATCAGCCTTGGGCAAGAACGTGAAGAACAAAACACAGCCGTTCtaaaaaacataacaaacaagCCGGTTGTCAATCTCCATACATCTCCCATTGACTCTCAAGAGCAGATACTACAAGACTTGAGGCCTAAAATGCAGCTGCTTTTGCGTGGCGGGACAAACTCAGAGAAGGAGAATGCCACAAAGAGAAATCTGATTGAACGCAGGTCCTCGCTTACTGAAAACCAGAGAACACAGGAAGTTGTGGACCCTCAGGGGTCAGTGGGAAATTTCCTAGATCTGAGTAGGTTACGGCAGCTCCCCAAGCTCTTTTAA
- the stil gene encoding SCL-interrupting locus protein homolog isoform X1 — protein MDQTRKLLLILESDPKAYTLPLVGIWLSGVTHIHNPLVWAWCLRYLHSSSLQDKVLSEGGTFLVVLYSLTHRDPEFYQCKPSTGQQQLSFQLLTSRDSLTLYKNVEPSEGRPLQFELSSENQNQETVLFEEVLSQSVLTGTTLGAASAAPQNKLSISDHDSGVEDEDLSPRPSPNPHPVSQQTKRVHPLVPELSMVLDGSFLDGSVVNTQGSTPLSHSQSNVHRRNSSPALQGLSVLRPLVQGSVTKPPPIRRPLTPILSQPKNKLHPNPSQQTPQHSVSRKSLPSMRRSREGSSASSVSSSSSSSSTKNASPNGSFHQQRQRLSQGFPNKPQLIYSGPPTSGHSSAKKSSSVPSQTPVPHPSQHRIFHSTPAVNPCNCCTNHPSVAPLYQNNTWQGTPGYPTAVHSPCVFHCSPETVPPGDHCLSPSRQSLGCRVSPTKSPVCYHSTPPHYSPSSGPCVPTIISNKGLVEQTPSCQAQCCQVKGSKEPCLDTPMGLLPADAYRMLIDQERQLKLLQLQIQKLLESQSKVPEVSSEQNAQQQRPNQVPASPPKRTSVSIAVGTGASLFWSTPQETSTHEASSLEWQTETEPKSGCQNDSTVTSRDRSESACHYSEEHCPGSPQHPTSPQHNTSSGFGVQMFQSPVLGESASMYYQSQSQSKDLSENREIDDPRFYHELLGQVQSRLQDSVIVEDKVEQDQQSLLKTQSLSPVVHQSRKPLTTSSIPQTQKTKQPSSPPNQDRVLSATLKQLQQFGVNIDLDSSQEKTTRATVESASTLACINPEAVIPRLALSEPVGASIWGPSGSVDLSLEANAIALKYLSDSQLSRLSLGSQSSSPHSDPSTILLRRPAVEKSNVALSILSPSNMSLATCKYMKKYGLIEGEISSEEEQEDPIQVDSALGCSVQHETSKTISLGQEREEQNTAVLKNITNKPVVNLHTSPIDSQEQILQDLRPKMQLLLRGGTNSEKENATKRNLIERRSSLTENQRTQEVVDPQGSVGNFLDLSRLRQLPKLF, from the exons ATGGATCAGACCAGGAAGCTTCTCCTCATACTTGAATCTGATCCCAAGGCTTACACTCTCCCTCTAGTTGGAAT ATGGTTGAGTGGGGTTACACACATTCATAATCCCCTGGTGTGGGCGTGGTGTTTGAGGTACCTGCACAGCTCCTCCCTCCAGGACAA GGTTTTGTCAGAGGGAGGCACCTTCCTGGTGGTCCTGTATTCCCTGACTCATCGAGATCCGGAGTTTTACCAGTGTAAGCCAAGCACTGGACAGCAGCAACTGAGCTTTCAGCTGCTCACAAGCAGAGATTCACTCACACTTTATAAG AATGTTGAGCCTTCAGAAGGACGACCTTTACAATTTGAGCTCAGCTCTGAAAATCAAAATCAGGAAACTGTGTTGTTTGAGGAAGTGCTCTCACAGTCTGTGTTAACAGG GACGACTCTTGGAGCAGCATCTGCTGCTCCTCAGAATAAGCTGTCTATCAGTGATCATGACTCGGGTGTAGAAGATGAAGACCTCTCTCCTCGACCATCTCCAAACCCTCATCCTGTTAGTCAGCAGACTAAACGTGTTCATCCTTTAGTACCAGAGCTCTCCATGGTTTTAGATGGCAGCTTTTTGGATGGGAGTGTTGTTAATACTCAAGGCTCAACTCCCCTTTCTCATAGTCAATCAAATGTTCATAGGAGAAACAGTAGTCCTGCCCTCCAGGGTCTCTCTGTTCTGAGACCTCTAGTACAGGGAAGCGTTACTAAACCCCCTCCAATCCGAAGACCACTAACTCCCATTCTTTCTCAGCCGAAGAACAAGTTACATCCTAATCCATCACAACAAACACCACAACACAGTGTGAGTCGAAAATCACTGCCCTCAATGAGAAGATCAAGAGAAGGCTCTTCAGCATCATCagtatcatcatcttcatcctcttCCTCAACAAAAAACGCTTCACCCAATGGCTCTTTTCATCAACAAAGGCAGCGTTTATCTCAGGGTTTCCCAAACAAACCCCAGCTGATTTATTCTGGGCCTCCAACATCAGGTCATAGCAGTGCCAAAAAGAGTTCATCAGTACCTAGCCAGACCCCTGTCCCTCATCCATCCCAACATAGAATCTTCCATAGCACCCCAGCTGTAAATCCTTGCAACTGCTGCACCAACCATCCCAGCGTTGCTCCCTTATATCAAAACAACACCTGGCAAGGGACACCAGGGTATCCCACTGCTGTTCACAGTCCTTGTGTATTTCATTGCAGCCCTGAGACTGTCCCACCTGGGGATCACTGCCTATCACCATCTCGACAGTCTTTGGGATGTCGTGTATCTCCAACTAAAAGTCCTGTTTGCTATCACTCTACTCCTCCTCACTACTCTCCATCATCTGGTCCATGTGTCCCCACAATAATCTCCAATAAAGGTTTGGTTGAGCAAACCCCTTCCTGTCAAGCCCAGTGCTGCCAAGTGAAGGGTAGCAAAGAACCCTGCTTAGACACCCCTATGGGTCTCCTACCTGCTGATGCCTACAGGATGCTGATTGATCAAGAGCGCCAGCTGAAACTACTTCAACTCCAG ATTCAAAAACTCCTTGAGTCTCAAAGCAAGGTTCCTGAGGTATCTAGTGAGCAAAATGCTCAGCAGCAAAGACCCAATCAAGTGCCAGCATCGCCACCTAAACGCACAAGTGTCAGTATTGCTGTAGGAACAG GGGCTAGTTTGTTTTGGAGCACTCCTCAGGAGACCTCCACACATGAGGCCTCAAGTCTGGAATGGCAAACAGAGACTGAGCCAAAGTCTGGATGTCAAAATGACAGCACAGTCACTTCCAGAGACAGATCTGAAAGTGCATGTCATTACTCAGAAGAGCACTGTCCAGGATCTCCTCAGCATCCAACATCTCCACAACACAA CACGTCGTCTGGTTTTGGAGTCCAAATGTTTCAGAGTCCGGTGTTGGGAGAGAGTGCAAGCATGTATTATCAATCTCAGTCACAAAgcaaagatctgtctgaaaatagAGAAATTGATGACCCAAGGTTTTACCACGAGCTCTTG GGTCAGGTGCAAAGCCGTCTGCAAGACTCTGTGATTGTGGAGGATAAGGTAGAGCAGGACCAACAGAGTCTCCTGAAAACACAAAGTCTGTCCCCTGTTGTCCATCAGTCAAGGAAACCACTGACAACTTCTTCCATACCCCAGACTCAAAAAACAAAGCAGCCATCTAGTCCACCTAATCAGGATCGTGTCTTAAGTGCAACATTAAAACAGCTACAACAGTTTGGGGTGAACATCGACTTAGACTCTTCTCAGGAAAAAACGACACGTGCCACTGTGGAGAGTGCCag TACCCTTGCCTGCATAAACCCTGAAGCAGTGATTCCAAGACTAGCTCTTTCTGAACCAGTGGGTGCCAGCATTTGGGGGCCAAGTGGCAGCGTAGACCTTAGTCTTGAGGCCAATGCCATTGCACTTAAGTACCTAAGCGACTCACAACTTTCAAGACTCTCACTGGGCAGTCAGTCCTCTAGCCCACATTCAGACCCCAGCACAATTCTCCTGAGAAGACCGGCTGTGGAAAAGAGCAATGTTGCACTCAGTATCCTGTCCCCCAGCAATATGTCCCTAGCTACCTGTAAATACATGAAGAAATATGGACTGATTGAAGGAGAAATCAGCAGTGAGGAAGAGCAGGAGGACCCCATCCAGGTAGATTCTGCTCTTGGATGTTCAGTACAACATGAAACATCTAAAACAATCAGCCTTGGGCAAGAACGTGAAGAACAAAACACAGCCGTTCtaaaaaacataacaaacaagCCGGTTGTCAATCTCCATACATCTCCCATTGACTCTCAAGAGCAGATACTACAAGACTTGAGGCCTAAAATGCAGCTGCTTTTGCGTGGCGGGACAAACTCAGAGAAGGAGAATGCCACAAAGAGAAATCTGATTGAACGCAGGTCCTCGCTTACTGAAAACCAGAGAACACAGGAAGTTGTGGACCCTCAGGGGTCAGTGGGAAATTTCCTAGATCTGAGTAGGTTACGGCAGCTCCCCAAGCTCTTTTAA